From a region of the Terriglobia bacterium genome:
- a CDS encoding class I SAM-dependent methyltransferase, which translates to MAAAVEPAQRFASPREELRAYLAERAQEAGGSDLITDWNAKPRHTPDEIEGFYRDTNAYLFDLTEWHAGKRYPYADIIGDFAAKHGCRRLLDFGCGIGSDGLRLIERGFEVSFCDFPNASTEYLAWRLKQRGWKSRIFYAGEDELPANDLTFAVDVIEHLVNAPKTIGDLASRARAMVYHVPITTQKRKYPMHFDVDRGALSRAMREQGFRRVRDFSFVRYPLAVAMFWEGPQFWLRGASR; encoded by the coding sequence TTGGCAGCCGCCGTCGAGCCAGCCCAGAGATTCGCCTCGCCTCGCGAGGAACTGCGCGCCTACCTTGCGGAACGTGCGCAGGAGGCCGGGGGCTCCGATCTGATCACCGACTGGAATGCAAAGCCAAGGCACACCCCCGACGAGATCGAGGGCTTCTACCGGGATACGAACGCCTACCTTTTCGACCTGACGGAGTGGCACGCCGGCAAGCGGTATCCGTACGCCGACATTATCGGCGACTTCGCCGCCAAGCACGGTTGCCGGCGATTGCTCGATTTCGGGTGTGGCATCGGCAGCGACGGCCTGCGGCTGATCGAGCGCGGCTTCGAGGTCAGCTTCTGCGACTTCCCCAATGCCTCGACCGAGTACCTGGCGTGGCGCCTGAAGCAACGCGGGTGGAAGTCACGGATCTTCTACGCGGGCGAGGATGAGCTGCCGGCGAACGATCTGACCTTCGCCGTGGACGTCATTGAGCACCTGGTGAACGCGCCGAAAACCATCGGCGACCTGGCCTCGCGGGCCCGCGCGATGGTGTATCACGTCCCCATCACAACGCAGAAACGCAAATACCCGATGCACTTCGACGTGGACCGTGGCGCGCTCAGCCGGGCCATGCGCGAGCAGGGCTTCCGCCGGGTACGGGATTTTTCCTTCGTGAGGTATCCGCTGGCGGTCGCGATGTTCTGGGAGGGGCCCCAGTTCTGGCTTCGAGGCGCTAGCCGCTAG
- a CDS encoding prolipoprotein diacylglyceryl transferase has product MIPFLHIGPLRLGTYGLMVWAGLVCGYLSLQADMRRRRLPGDPLNMILLIGLAGLAGSKLYHLLERPAEFFAHPVRMFFSASGFAWFGAVLGGLLVIAIFAMYYKIPIFTLLDACSPAAAIGYGVGRIGCLLSGDGDYGIPTSLPWCMRFPNGLVPTSQCVHPTPIYEFLGAVLIFLWLWREATKSANGERPAGWILGEYFILTGAARFLVEFIRINPRVWLGLTNAQIASAGSAIAGVVLLLVLSGMKKRRLAASG; this is encoded by the coding sequence ATGATTCCCTTCCTCCACATCGGGCCTCTGCGGCTCGGGACCTACGGGCTGATGGTTTGGGCCGGCCTCGTCTGCGGATACCTGTCGCTTCAAGCCGACATGCGTCGCCGCAGGTTGCCCGGCGATCCGCTGAACATGATCTTGCTCATCGGCCTGGCCGGTCTCGCGGGATCGAAGCTTTATCACCTGCTCGAAAGGCCCGCGGAATTCTTCGCCCATCCCGTCCGGATGTTCTTCAGCGCCTCGGGCTTCGCCTGGTTCGGGGCGGTCCTCGGCGGATTGCTAGTGATCGCGATCTTTGCGATGTACTACAAGATCCCGATTTTCACCTTGCTGGATGCGTGCAGCCCCGCGGCGGCGATCGGCTACGGCGTCGGGCGCATCGGGTGCCTCCTCTCCGGGGACGGCGATTACGGCATCCCGACCTCCCTGCCCTGGTGCATGCGATTTCCCAACGGCCTGGTTCCCACCAGTCAGTGCGTTCACCCGACGCCCATCTACGAGTTCTTGGGCGCCGTCCTGATCTTCCTCTGGCTGTGGCGGGAGGCAACAAAGTCGGCAAATGGTGAACGCCCTGCGGGTTGGATCCTGGGCGAGTACTTCATTCTCACCGGCGCCGCCCGCTTCCTTGTGGAATTCATCCGCATCAACCCGCGCGTTTGGCTGGGCTTGACCAATGCCCAGATCGCCAGCGCGGGCTCTGCCATCGCCGGCGTCGTCCTTTTGCTTGTTCTTAGTGGAATGAAGAAGCGGCGGCTGGCAGCTAGCGGCTAG